The following coding sequences lie in one Desulfitibacter alkalitolerans DSM 16504 genomic window:
- the rpoC gene encoding DNA-directed RNA polymerase subunit beta', giving the protein MIDVNNFERMRIGLASPEQIRAWSSGEVKKPETINYRTLKPEREGLFCEKIFGPTRDWECHCGKYKRVRYKGIVCDRCGVEVTRSKVRRERLGHIELAAPVSHIWYFKGIPSRMGLLLDMSPRSLEKVLYFVSYIVTNPGDTPLMKKQLLTETEYREYRDKYGAKFQAGMGAEAIKKLLEEMDLDQLAGELRKELKETSGQRKIRAIRRLEVVEAFKHSGNRPDWMIMDVLPVIPPELRPMVQLDGGRFATSDLNDLYRRVINRNNRLKRLLDLGAPDIIVRNEKRMLQEAVDALIDNGRRGRPVTGPGNRPLKSLSDMLKGKQGRFRQNLLGKRVDYSGRSVIVVGPELKMHECGLPKEMALELFKPFVMKKLVDKGFVHNIKSAKRMVERLRPEVWDVLEEVITEHPVLLNRAPTLHRLGIQAFQPVLVEGRALQIHPLVCTAYNADFDGDQMAVHVPLSAEAQTEARILMLSSHNILNPKDGRPVVTPTQDMVLGMYYLTQEKEGAKGEGKIFASFEEASLAYDQGVVELHAKIKTKINGKLLETTIGRMIFNFGVPIPEELGYKNMVVGKKQLGQIVAECYEKLGISRTAKMLDGLKKIGFNYSTRAGITVGVKDLDIPSDKTTILEETDKKVENVELQYRRGLITEEERYQKVIGLWNEATDNVTKGLMETLDKFNSVYMMANSGARGNIQQIRQLAGMRGLMADPSGRIIPIPIKANFREGLTVLEYFNSTHGARKGLADTALRTADSGYLTRRLVDVSQDVIVREMDCGTDMGFEVTEINEGGQVIEPLSERLTGRFAIEDIHNPQTGELIVGAEKEISNEQTNQIINAGIKAVKIRSVLACKTRNGVCATCYGRNLATGKAVEIGEAVGIIAAQSIGEPGTQLTMRTFHTGGVAGDDITQGLPRIEELFEGRKPKGQAVIAENAGTASISEVKGRREITVSQGEEKQTYAVPFGARVRVQDGDYIEPGDELTEGSVNPHDMLKVKGVKGVHAYLLREVQKVYRLQGVDINDKHIEIIIRQMLRKVKIEDAGDTHLLPGSVIDRFEFEDANNLVINEGGVPATAKTVLLGITKASLATDSFLSAASFQETTRVLTEAAIKGKVDPLLGLKENVIIGKLIPAGTGMVRYKEDNLGYEDVENADEALNSVDMTI; this is encoded by the coding sequence TTGATAGATGTTAACAATTTCGAGAGAATGAGAATTGGATTAGCATCCCCTGAACAGATTCGAGCATGGTCAAGTGGAGAGGTAAAAAAACCAGAAACAATTAATTACCGAACTCTTAAACCAGAAAGAGAAGGACTGTTTTGTGAGAAGATATTCGGACCTACTAGAGACTGGGAGTGTCACTGTGGTAAATACAAAAGGGTTCGTTACAAGGGGATTGTCTGTGATCGTTGTGGAGTTGAAGTAACACGTTCTAAAGTACGTAGAGAAAGGCTTGGTCATATTGAGTTGGCAGCGCCTGTGTCTCACATCTGGTATTTTAAAGGTATACCAAGCAGGATGGGCCTTCTATTAGATATGTCACCCAGATCCCTGGAAAAGGTACTATATTTCGTTTCATATATTGTTACCAATCCTGGTGATACGCCTCTAATGAAAAAGCAGCTTTTAACTGAAACTGAGTATAGAGAATATAGAGATAAATACGGGGCAAAGTTTCAAGCCGGCATGGGAGCAGAAGCAATTAAGAAACTCCTTGAAGAAATGGACCTTGATCAGCTAGCAGGAGAGCTGAGAAAGGAATTAAAGGAAACAAGTGGACAAAGAAAGATTAGAGCTATTAGACGGCTTGAGGTGGTTGAGGCTTTTAAACATTCAGGTAACAGACCGGACTGGATGATTATGGATGTTTTGCCGGTAATTCCTCCCGAACTACGTCCAATGGTTCAGCTTGATGGAGGTAGATTTGCCACATCTGATTTAAATGACCTTTATAGAAGAGTTATCAATAGAAATAACCGTTTAAAAAGACTTCTAGATCTTGGAGCCCCTGACATAATAGTTAGGAATGAAAAAAGGATGCTTCAGGAAGCAGTAGATGCACTTATAGACAATGGTAGAAGGGGAAGGCCAGTAACAGGGCCGGGAAACCGTCCACTAAAATCCCTATCAGACATGTTGAAGGGTAAACAGGGGCGTTTCCGTCAGAACCTTCTTGGAAAAAGGGTAGACTACTCAGGGCGTTCAGTAATTGTAGTTGGACCTGAACTTAAAATGCATGAGTGTGGACTGCCCAAGGAAATGGCCCTTGAATTATTTAAGCCCTTTGTGATGAAAAAGCTGGTAGACAAGGGATTTGTACACAATATTAAAAGTGCTAAAAGAATGGTGGAAAGGCTAAGGCCGGAGGTCTGGGATGTATTAGAAGAGGTAATTACTGAGCATCCAGTCTTACTTAACAGGGCTCCAACCCTGCACCGTTTGGGAATTCAGGCATTCCAGCCTGTATTGGTTGAAGGAAGGGCCTTGCAGATACATCCTCTGGTATGTACGGCGTACAATGCTGACTTCGATGGTGACCAGATGGCTGTTCACGTACCCCTTTCTGCTGAAGCACAAACTGAAGCCAGGATATTGATGCTTTCAAGTCATAACATATTAAATCCCAAGGATGGAAGACCTGTAGTGACCCCTACTCAGGACATGGTTCTGGGAATGTATTATTTAACCCAAGAAAAAGAAGGGGCAAAGGGTGAAGGCAAGATATTTGCCAGTTTTGAAGAAGCCAGCCTTGCTTATGACCAGGGAGTTGTGGAACTTCATGCCAAGATTAAGACAAAAATCAATGGCAAGCTATTAGAAACTACCATTGGCAGGATGATATTTAACTTTGGTGTCCCCATTCCAGAAGAGCTCGGTTACAAGAATATGGTTGTTGGTAAAAAGCAACTAGGACAAATTGTTGCTGAATGCTATGAGAAGCTAGGCATATCACGTACAGCAAAGATGCTTGATGGATTGAAAAAAATAGGCTTCAACTATTCAACTAGAGCGGGAATAACTGTAGGTGTTAAGGATTTAGATATTCCTAGTGATAAAACAACAATCCTGGAAGAAACCGACAAGAAGGTTGAAAATGTAGAGCTTCAATACCGTAGAGGTTTAATAACAGAAGAAGAAAGGTACCAAAAGGTTATTGGACTATGGAACGAAGCTACAGATAATGTAACCAAGGGACTAATGGAAACCCTGGATAAGTTTAATTCAGTTTACATGATGGCTAATTCAGGTGCCAGGGGTAACATTCAGCAGATAAGACAGTTGGCAGGTATGAGGGGTCTAATGGCTGACCCGTCTGGACGAATTATACCCATACCGATTAAAGCTAATTTTAGAGAAGGATTGACTGTTTTAGAATACTTTAACTCTACCCATGGTGCCAGGAAGGGTCTTGCAGATACAGCTTTAAGAACAGCCGACTCAGGTTACCTGACAAGAAGACTTGTAGATGTTTCTCAGGATGTTATAGTAAGGGAAATGGATTGTGGTACTGATATGGGATTTGAGGTTACTGAAATCAATGAAGGCGGCCAGGTAATTGAGCCTTTATCTGAAAGATTAACAGGTAGATTTGCCATTGAGGATATTCACAATCCTCAAACAGGAGAATTGATTGTAGGGGCTGAAAAAGAGATTTCCAATGAGCAAACTAATCAGATTATAAATGCTGGCATAAAGGCAGTTAAAATCCGTTCAGTTCTTGCATGTAAGACACGTAATGGTGTGTGCGCAACGTGTTATGGTCGTAATCTGGCAACAGGAAAAGCAGTAGAAATTGGCGAGGCTGTAGGTATTATAGCTGCCCAATCAATTGGTGAGCCCGGTACCCAGCTTACAATGCGTACCTTCCACACAGGGGGTGTAGCTGGTGACGATATCACCCAGGGTCTACCAAGAATTGAAGAATTATTCGAGGGACGTAAGCCCAAGGGGCAGGCGGTAATTGCTGAGAATGCCGGTACAGCCAGTATATCTGAGGTAAAGGGAAGAAGAGAAATAACCGTCTCCCAGGGAGAAGAAAAGCAGACCTATGCAGTTCCCTTTGGGGCCAGGGTAAGGGTTCAGGACGGGGACTACATTGAACCTGGAGATGAACTTACCGAAGGGTCAGTAAACCCCCATGATATGCTTAAAGTAAAAGGGGTAAAGGGAGTTCATGCTTATCTATTAAGAGAAGTACAGAAGGTTTACAGGCTGCAGGGTGTTGATATTAATGATAAGCACATTGAGATTATCATTAGACAGATGTTGCGGAAAGTAAAAATTGAAGATGCTGGAGATACCCACCTGCTTCCTGGTAGTGTGATAGATCGTTTTGAATTTGAAGATGCAAACAATCTGGTAATAAATGAGGGTGGAGTTCCTGCAACAGCTAAAACAGTGCTGCTGGGAATCACAAAAGCATCTTTAGCCACTGACTCCTTCCTGTCAGCAGCATCCTTCCAGGAAACAACCAGGGTGCTGACTGAAGCAGCCATTAAAGGCAAAGTGGACCCACTCCTTGGCTTAAAGGAAAACGTCATCATTGGAAAACTGATCCCGGCAGGAACAGGCATGGTTAGATACAAGGAGGATAATCTAGGCTATGAAGATGTTGAAAATGCAGATGAAGCACTTAATAGTGTTGACATGACCATATGA
- the rpsL gene encoding 30S ribosomal protein S12, producing MPTFQQLVRKGREVVEKKSTAPALKNSPQKRGVCTRVYTTTPKKPNSALRKVARVRLTNGIEITAYIPGIGHNLQEHSVVLVRGGRVKDLPGVRYHIVRGSLDTAGVNNRKQGRSKYGSKRPKIAKK from the coding sequence GTGCCTACGTTTCAACAGTTAGTTAGAAAAGGTAGAGAAGTGGTGGAAAAAAAATCTACAGCACCTGCTTTGAAGAATTCTCCTCAGAAAAGGGGAGTATGTACCAGGGTGTATACTACTACTCCCAAAAAACCTAATTCTGCATTGAGAAAAGTTGCCAGGGTGAGGCTGACAAATGGTATAGAAATAACTGCTTATATACCAGGTATTGGTCATAACCTTCAGGAACACTCTGTGGTTTTGGTTAGAGGGGGCAGGGTGAAGGATCTTCCAGGTGTGAGATATCACATAGTAAGGGGTTCTTTAGATACCGCTGGAGTAAACAACAGAAAGCAGGGCAGATCAAAGTACGGCTCTAAACGACCAAAGATAGCAAAGAAATAA
- a CDS encoding ribosomal L7Ae/L30e/S12e/Gadd45 family protein has protein sequence MLVEERLKQAKKIFIGTKQTKKAIEKGETQLVFVARDAEKRVTEPILKLCEEKGIEIVLVATMEELGRLCGIEVGSATAAIAQ, from the coding sequence ATGCTTGTAGAAGAAAGGCTAAAACAAGCAAAAAAAATATTTATAGGTACCAAGCAGACTAAGAAAGCTATAGAAAAGGGAGAAACTCAGTTGGTTTTTGTGGCCCGTGATGCGGAAAAACGGGTCACAGAACCAATCCTTAAGCTTTGCGAGGAAAAGGGAATAGAGATTGTTCTGGTTGCTACAATGGAAGAACTAGGCCGTTTGTGTGGAATAGAGGTTGGCTCAGCCACTGCGGCAATTGCACAATAG
- the rpsG gene encoding 30S ribosomal protein S7, whose protein sequence is MPRRGHIPKRKVLPDPKYKSVRLTKLINQIMSDGKKGTSEAIVYGALDTIKEKTGREPMEVFEEAIKNVMPVLEVKARRVGGANYQVPVEVRPDRRQTLAIRWITNYTRQRGGKSMQEKLANELIDAANNTGSSIKKKEDTHKMAEANKAFAHYRW, encoded by the coding sequence ATGCCACGTAGAGGTCATATACCAAAAAGAAAAGTTTTACCTGATCCAAAATATAAGAGTGTCAGGCTGACAAAACTAATTAACCAAATAATGTCAGATGGCAAAAAAGGTACATCTGAAGCTATTGTTTATGGTGCATTGGATACCATTAAGGAGAAAACCGGCAGAGAACCAATGGAAGTATTTGAAGAAGCTATTAAGAATGTAATGCCAGTTTTAGAAGTAAAGGCAAGACGTGTAGGTGGTGCTAACTACCAGGTTCCAGTTGAAGTTCGTCCAGATAGAAGACAGACATTAGCCATCCGCTGGATTACAAACTACACCCGTCAAAGGGGAGGAAAATCCATGCAGGAAAAGTTGGCAAATGAGCTAATTGATGCTGCCAATAATACAGGTAGTTCTATTAAGAAAAAGGAAGACACCCATAAGATGGCTGAAGCCAATAAGGCTTTTGCTCATTACAGATGGTAA
- the rplA gene encoding 50S ribosomal protein L1, with translation MPKHGKKYQDAEKLIEKGKFYEPKEAFELVKQTGTAKFDETVEVAIKLGVDPRHADQQVRGTVVLPHGTGKTVKVLVFAKGEKVVEAEKAGADYVGAEDLIEKIQGGWLDFDVAIATPDMMGVVGKLGRVLGPRGLMPNPKAGTVTFDVGRAVQESKAGRIEYRVDKAGTIHAPLGKISFEAEKLYENFDALLGALIKAKPAASKGQYIRQIYVAATMGPGIPISPQKAVNK, from the coding sequence ATGCCAAAGCATGGCAAGAAATATCAGGATGCTGAAAAGCTAATTGAAAAAGGAAAATTTTACGAACCAAAGGAAGCATTCGAGTTGGTTAAGCAGACAGGCACTGCAAAATTTGATGAAACTGTTGAAGTAGCAATTAAACTGGGAGTTGATCCACGGCATGCTGACCAGCAGGTCCGTGGTACCGTTGTCCTTCCCCATGGTACAGGTAAAACTGTGAAGGTTCTAGTTTTTGCCAAAGGTGAAAAGGTTGTTGAAGCAGAAAAAGCCGGTGCAGATTACGTTGGAGCTGAGGACCTGATTGAAAAAATTCAAGGCGGTTGGTTAGATTTTGATGTAGCCATTGCAACTCCAGATATGATGGGTGTAGTTGGTAAGCTTGGTAGAGTTCTTGGTCCTAGAGGCTTAATGCCTAACCCTAAAGCGGGTACAGTTACTTTTGATGTTGGCAGGGCAGTACAAGAAAGTAAAGCTGGTAGAATTGAGTATAGGGTTGATAAAGCTGGAACCATCCATGCACCCCTGGGCAAAATATCCTTTGAGGCTGAAAAACTTTATGAAAACTTTGATGCTTTATTGGGTGCATTGATCAAGGCAAAACCGGCTGCTTCTAAGGGGCAGTATATTAGACAAATTTATGTTGCGGCAACTATGGGCCCTGGTATACCCATTAGCCCTCAAAAGGCAGTTAATAAATAA
- the rpoB gene encoding DNA-directed RNA polymerase subunit beta yields MAYPVKVGKRERWTYSKIDEVMEMPDLIEIQKNSYNWFIQEGLREMFQDISPIQDFTGNLILEFIDYSLGEPKYDVDSCKERDMTYAAPLRVKVRLINKETGEVKEQEVFMGDFPLMTEQGTFIINGAERVIVSQLVRSPGVYFSEQIDPSGIKICGGTIIPNRGAWLEFESDLNENIYVRIDRTRKIPVTVLLRALGYNTNSKILAEYENDSRIQLTLEKDNTESEEEALVEIYKRLRPGEPPTVDSARTLLETLFFDPKRYDLGNVGRYKINKKLKHGVLFAENESGEKEYIRHLTVKDITASIKHLLKVLSGEISPDDIDHLGNRRLRSVGELLQNQFRIGLSRMERVIRERMTIQDVEVITPQALINIRPAVAAIKEFFGSSQLSQFMDQTNPLAELTHKRRLSALGPGGLSRERAGFEVRDVHHSHYGRVCPIETPEGPNIGLIGSLSTYARINEFGFMEAPYRKVDKETGTVTDEIHYLSADEEDQYVIGQANTPVDPETGKILTKKVNARWGHEIVIIDTEKVDYMDVTPKQVWSIATALIPFLEHDDANRALMGANMQRQAVPLLKTSAPIVGTGMEWKSARDSGVVVLAKNSGVVQRVIGNNITVLTDNGTVEQYKLKKFDRSNQGTCINQKPIVKPGQRVEKGEVIADGPSTDMGELALGKNILVAFMTWEGYNYEDAILISEKLVKEDVFTSIHIEEYECDARDTKLGPEEITRDIPNIGDDVLKDLDERGIIRVGAEVRPGDILVGKVTPKGETELTAEERLLRAIFGEKAREVRDTSLRVPHGEAGKIVDVKVFSRENGDELAPGVNQLVRVYVAQKRKISEGDKMAGRHGNKGVISKILPEEDMPFLPDGTPIQIVLNPLGVPSRMNIGQVLETHIGWAASALGLHIATPVFDGASEKDIEELLEKAGLPKNGQTILYDGRTGKPFDREVTVGYMYMLKLAHLVDDKIHARSTGPYSLVTQQPLGGKAQFGGQRFGEMEVWALEAYGAGYTLQEILTVKSDDVVGRVKTYEAIVKGENVPEPGVPESFKVLIKELQSLGLDVKVLSEADQEIEIKEDDDDISETAKELGIDIQIEDPDKEDTAVEADEDMEDEDFDLTDIDDFDIDDVDDDDDMDY; encoded by the coding sequence ATGGCTTATCCCGTCAAGGTAGGGAAAAGGGAAAGATGGACTTACTCTAAAATCGATGAAGTTATGGAAATGCCAGATCTAATTGAAATTCAAAAGAATTCTTACAACTGGTTTATTCAAGAGGGTTTAAGGGAGATGTTTCAAGATATATCTCCTATTCAGGATTTTACTGGCAACCTGATTTTAGAATTTATCGATTATTCTTTGGGTGAACCAAAATATGATGTAGATTCATGCAAGGAAAGAGACATGACCTATGCGGCTCCATTAAGAGTCAAAGTCAGGTTAATTAACAAAGAAACAGGCGAAGTAAAAGAACAAGAAGTCTTTATGGGTGATTTCCCATTAATGACTGAACAAGGAACCTTCATTATAAACGGTGCAGAAAGAGTTATTGTTAGCCAGTTAGTAAGATCCCCTGGTGTATACTTTAGTGAACAAATTGACCCGAGTGGGATTAAAATATGTGGTGGTACCATTATCCCAAATAGGGGTGCCTGGTTAGAATTTGAATCAGATTTAAATGAGAATATATACGTTCGTATCGATAGAACCAGGAAAATACCAGTTACAGTATTGCTTAGAGCTCTGGGCTATAACACCAACAGCAAGATCTTAGCCGAATATGAAAATGATTCACGTATTCAATTAACCCTTGAAAAGGACAACACAGAATCGGAGGAAGAAGCATTAGTTGAGATTTATAAACGACTAAGACCAGGTGAACCACCCACAGTAGATAGCGCAAGGACCTTATTAGAAACTTTATTTTTTGACCCAAAAAGATACGACCTTGGAAATGTGGGTAGATACAAAATCAATAAAAAGCTTAAGCATGGTGTGTTATTTGCAGAAAATGAATCAGGTGAAAAAGAATATATCAGGCATTTAACTGTCAAGGATATTACAGCATCTATCAAGCATCTGCTAAAAGTATTAAGTGGAGAAATATCACCTGATGATATAGACCATTTAGGAAATAGAAGACTTAGATCTGTAGGTGAATTATTACAAAATCAATTTAGAATTGGTTTATCTAGAATGGAACGGGTAATCAGGGAACGTATGACCATTCAGGATGTAGAGGTAATTACCCCCCAGGCATTGATAAACATACGCCCTGCAGTAGCAGCTATTAAGGAATTTTTTGGCAGCAGCCAGCTGTCCCAGTTTATGGACCAGACAAATCCACTGGCAGAATTGACCCATAAGAGAAGGCTAAGTGCCCTTGGGCCTGGTGGTTTAAGTAGAGAAAGGGCAGGCTTTGAGGTTCGAGACGTCCACCATTCTCACTATGGAAGGGTGTGTCCAATTGAAACCCCAGAAGGTCCAAACATCGGTCTAATTGGTTCATTAAGTACTTATGCAAGAATTAACGAGTTTGGTTTCATGGAAGCCCCTTATCGAAAAGTAGATAAGGAAACTGGAACCGTAACTGATGAGATTCATTACTTAAGTGCTGATGAAGAGGACCAGTATGTTATTGGCCAGGCTAATACCCCAGTTGACCCCGAAACAGGTAAAATACTAACTAAGAAAGTAAACGCTAGATGGGGACATGAGATTGTTATAATTGATACGGAAAAAGTTGACTATATGGATGTTACACCCAAGCAGGTATGGAGTATAGCTACAGCTTTAATCCCCTTCCTTGAGCATGATGATGCCAACAGAGCTTTAATGGGAGCAAACATGCAGCGTCAGGCTGTACCATTGTTAAAAACTAGTGCTCCTATAGTTGGAACAGGAATGGAATGGAAAAGTGCACGGGATTCTGGTGTAGTGGTACTGGCCAAAAACTCTGGTGTAGTCCAAAGGGTTATAGGAAATAATATAACTGTTTTAACAGATAATGGTACTGTGGAACAGTATAAACTTAAAAAATTTGATAGATCCAACCAGGGGACATGTATTAATCAAAAACCCATAGTAAAACCTGGACAAAGAGTAGAAAAGGGTGAAGTCATTGCTGATGGCCCATCTACAGACATGGGAGAGCTAGCCCTTGGCAAGAACATATTAGTAGCCTTTATGACCTGGGAAGGGTATAACTATGAGGACGCTATTCTAATAAGTGAAAAGCTCGTAAAAGAAGATGTTTTCACTTCTATTCATATAGAAGAATATGAATGTGATGCTAGAGATACAAAGCTAGGTCCAGAGGAGATTACCAGAGACATTCCAAACATTGGTGATGATGTATTAAAAGACCTGGATGAAAGGGGTATTATCCGAGTAGGGGCCGAGGTTAGACCTGGTGATATCCTGGTTGGCAAGGTTACACCCAAGGGTGAAACTGAGCTTACTGCTGAAGAAAGGCTATTAAGAGCTATATTTGGAGAAAAGGCCAGAGAGGTTAGAGATACATCCTTAAGAGTGCCTCATGGTGAGGCTGGCAAAATAGTGGATGTAAAGGTTTTTTCCAGAGAAAATGGTGATGAATTAGCTCCGGGCGTTAATCAGCTTGTAAGGGTATATGTCGCCCAGAAGCGAAAGATATCAGAAGGGGATAAAATGGCAGGGCGGCATGGTAATAAAGGTGTTATTTCTAAAATCCTGCCTGAAGAGGATATGCCCTTCTTGCCAGACGGAACTCCCATACAGATTGTATTAAATCCCCTGGGGGTACCATCCAGGATGAATATTGGTCAGGTTTTGGAAACCCACATTGGTTGGGCTGCATCAGCATTAGGTCTGCATATAGCTACTCCGGTATTTGATGGGGCTTCTGAAAAGGACATTGAGGAGCTTTTAGAAAAAGCTGGTCTGCCCAAAAACGGCCAAACAATACTATATGATGGAAGAACAGGGAAGCCCTTTGATCGAGAGGTAACTGTAGGTTACATGTACATGTTGAAGCTTGCACACCTTGTTGATGATAAAATCCATGCTCGTTCAACAGGTCCTTATTCACTAGTGACCCAACAGCCACTTGGTGGTAAAGCTCAATTTGGTGGTCAAAGATTTGGTGAAATGGAGGTTTGGGCATTAGAGGCCTATGGTGCTGGTTATACCCTTCAAGAGATTCTAACCGTTAAATCAGACGATGTGGTCGGAAGGGTTAAGACATATGAGGCCATTGTAAAGGGTGAAAACGTGCCTGAACCAGGGGTCCCAGAATCCTTCAAGGTATTAATAAAGGAGCTTCAAAGCTTAGGCCTGGATGTTAAAGTATTATCAGAAGCTGATCAAGAAATTGAAATAAAAGAAGATGATGATGATATTAGTGAAACTGCCAAGGAGCTCGGTATTGATATTCAAATAGAAGATCCAGATAAGGAAGATACTGCAGTAGAAGCGGATGAGGATATGGAAGATGAGGACTTTGACCTGACAGATATTGATGACTTTGATATTGATGATGTGGATGATGACGATGATATGGATTATTAA
- the nusG gene encoding transcription termination/antitermination protein NusG, whose product MAMESKPEKGWYVVHTYSGYENKVKANLEKRVDSMNMGDKIYRVLVPVEEEIQIKDGKKKVSPKKIYPGYVLVEMQITEDSWYVVRNTPGVTGFVGSGTKPIPLQEDEIRKIFKYMGVEERKPRVEFKVHENVRVTSGPFENFIGTIEEIYPQKGKLKVNVSMFGRETPVELDFDQVVKM is encoded by the coding sequence GTATGTTGTACATACTTACTCTGGTTACGAAAATAAGGTGAAAGCTAACCTTGAAAAAAGAGTAGATTCGATGAATATGGGAGATAAAATCTACCGTGTTTTAGTACCTGTAGAAGAAGAGATTCAAATTAAGGACGGCAAGAAGAAAGTCTCCCCTAAAAAAATATATCCTGGATATGTCCTTGTTGAAATGCAAATAACAGAGGATTCTTGGTATGTTGTAAGAAATACTCCTGGTGTTACTGGGTTTGTTGGATCTGGAACAAAACCAATTCCCCTGCAGGAGGATGAAATAAGGAAAATATTCAAATATATGGGTGTTGAAGAAAGAAAACCCAGGGTTGAATTCAAGGTTCATGAAAATGTTAGGGTTACTAGTGGTCCCTTTGAAAACTTCATAGGAACCATAGAAGAGATTTATCCCCAAAAGGGTAAACTTAAAGTTAATGTTTCAATGTTTGGCAGAGAAACACCTGTTGAGTTAGATTTTGATCAGGTGGTGAAAATGTAA
- the rplL gene encoding 50S ribosomal protein L7/L12, which translates to MSKTQEILEAVKGMTVLELAELVKAFEEEFGVSAAAPVAMAAMPAAGAAEAVEEEKTEFDVILKAAGEKKINVIKVVREITGLGLKEAKDLVDGAPNPVKEGIGKEEAESIKGKLEEVGASVEVK; encoded by the coding sequence ATGAGTAAAACACAAGAAATTTTGGAAGCGGTTAAAGGTATGACCGTTTTAGAGTTAGCTGAATTAGTAAAAGCTTTTGAGGAAGAATTTGGTGTAAGTGCAGCTGCTCCAGTTGCAATGGCAGCAATGCCTGCAGCAGGTGCTGCTGAGGCTGTAGAAGAAGAAAAAACTGAGTTTGATGTAATCTTAAAGGCAGCTGGCGAAAAGAAGATTAACGTTATCAAGGTTGTTCGTGAAATTACTGGCTTGGGATTAAAAGAAGCAAAGGATCTAGTTGACGGCGCTCCAAACCCAGTTAAAGAAGGAATTGGTAAAGAAGAAGCTGAGTCGATTAAAGGTAAATTAGAAGAAGTTGGAGCTTCAGTAGAAGTTAAGTAG
- the rplJ gene encoding 50S ribosomal protein L10, which produces MNKQRMAKEQSVQEITERLQSSVTAVITDYRGLNVAQATKLRNELREVNVEYKVLKNTLTKIAAQNVGLEDLNQYLEGPTAIAFSTEDPVAPAKVLAKFAKDNKALEIKGGVVEGKVVSLEQIKALADLPSKEELLAQVLRGMQWPLVGMANVLAGPLRNMVNVLEAVRKEKEAQA; this is translated from the coding sequence ATGAACAAGCAGCGAATGGCAAAGGAACAAAGTGTTCAAGAGATTACTGAGAGACTGCAGAGCTCTGTGACAGCTGTAATTACAGACTACAGAGGCCTAAATGTTGCTCAGGCAACCAAGCTGAGAAATGAGCTTAGAGAAGTCAATGTTGAATATAAAGTTCTTAAAAATACCCTTACAAAAATTGCTGCCCAAAATGTAGGCCTTGAAGACCTTAATCAATATTTAGAGGGACCTACTGCCATAGCCTTTAGTACAGAGGATCCAGTTGCCCCGGCAAAGGTATTAGCTAAATTTGCCAAGGATAATAAAGCCCTTGAAATTAAGGGCGGAGTAGTTGAGGGGAAAGTGGTATCACTGGAGCAAATCAAGGCTCTAGCGGATCTGCCTTCAAAAGAGGAATTATTGGCTCAGGTTTTAAGAGGTATGCAATGGCCACTTGTGGGAATGGCAAATGTTCTAGCAGGGCCGTTGCGTAATATGGTAAATGTTCTTGAAGCAGTTAGAAAGGAAAAAGAAGCACAAGCTTAA
- the rplK gene encoding 50S ribosomal protein L11 codes for MAKKVIGLVKLQIPAGKANPAPPVGPALGQHGVNIMAFCKEFNEKTASQMGLIIPIELTVFEDRSFTFILKTPPAAVLLKKAAGIDKGSGEPNRNKVAKVPKDKVREIAELKMKDLNAASVEAAMRMVEGTARSMGIEIV; via the coding sequence ATGGCAAAGAAGGTAATAGGTCTTGTGAAGTTGCAAATCCCCGCAGGTAAAGCTAATCCAGCACCACCCGTTGGTCCTGCCCTAGGTCAGCATGGTGTTAATATAATGGCTTTTTGTAAAGAGTTTAATGAAAAAACCGCCAGCCAAATGGGTTTAATTATACCTATAGAACTTACAGTTTTTGAGGATAGGTCCTTCACATTTATTTTAAAGACTCCCCCTGCTGCTGTACTTCTCAAAAAAGCCGCAGGCATAGATAAAGGTTCCGGAGAACCAAACCGTAATAAGGTAGCTAAGGTTCCCAAGGACAAGGTGAGAGAAATTGCAGAGCTTAAGATGAAGGACTTAAATGCAGCAAGTGTGGAAGCAGCCATGAGAATGGTTGAAGGTACTGCTAGAAGTATGGGGATTGAAATAGTATAG